One genomic window of Caballeronia sp. SBC1 includes the following:
- a CDS encoding peptidase S10, which yields MVSGLLSGLIVLGLASGPSVVLSQETSAAPADTSVEPAETQGSQESPAGTPVQPDAAKPSAQANARAASDANANPARRNRASAARTSAAASDAASETKADTAIPVPPETTSVTQHSIKLGGRKIDYTATAGNLLLRNNAGQAEASVFYVAYTANTKSTATRPITFLFNGGPGAGSIFLLMGSFGPERAHTSSPAITAPAPYVLSDNPDSLLDTTDLVFVDAPGAGFSRIVGHATGKRFWGVDEDLDAFEHFIERYLSVNQRWNSPKYLLGESYGTARAAMLAYRLSQNNIALNGVVLMSSILNPGAHAAGTDLESESYLPTYAAIAWYHDKIVPKPPSLPAFLDEVRAFASGPYAQALAAGDSLPDSERDAIAARVAHYTGLDVNYVKQSRLQIWASRFRKQLLIRESRTVGRYDARFEGMDYDDASEHPDYDASVTSVSSAFDAALHEHLAQDLHFEPKDAYRVFNDEALKQWNWKHRQWWGEQLTLPYAAGDLAEAMRQNPRLRVLSLNGYFDLATPFFQTEYDLAHMGLDPSLRPNVQRTYYPTGHMIYLDDAALHSLKSDLVHFYNAGTAEVPKGGSQ from the coding sequence ATGGTAAGCGGTCTGTTGAGCGGTCTGATCGTGCTTGGCCTCGCCAGCGGTCCGTCCGTGGTCTTGTCGCAGGAAACCAGCGCAGCACCGGCTGACACCTCAGTCGAGCCCGCCGAGACACAGGGGTCGCAGGAGTCGCCCGCCGGAACACCAGTACAGCCAGACGCGGCGAAACCCTCCGCCCAGGCCAACGCCCGCGCCGCGTCGGATGCGAACGCCAACCCCGCTCGCCGTAACCGCGCAAGCGCTGCGAGAACGTCGGCTGCGGCCAGCGATGCTGCCAGCGAAACGAAAGCCGACACCGCGATACCGGTCCCGCCCGAAACCACCTCAGTCACGCAGCATTCAATCAAGCTCGGCGGCCGCAAGATTGACTACACGGCCACTGCCGGCAATCTGCTTCTGCGCAACAACGCGGGGCAGGCTGAGGCCAGCGTTTTTTATGTTGCCTACACCGCGAATACGAAAAGCACCGCCACGCGTCCCATCACGTTTCTTTTTAACGGCGGCCCGGGCGCGGGCAGCATCTTTCTCCTGATGGGATCGTTCGGACCCGAGCGTGCACATACGTCGAGTCCGGCTATTACAGCACCGGCGCCCTACGTGCTCTCGGACAATCCGGACAGTCTTCTGGACACAACCGATCTTGTTTTCGTCGATGCACCCGGTGCAGGCTTCTCGCGAATCGTCGGCCACGCAACCGGGAAACGCTTCTGGGGCGTCGATGAAGATCTGGACGCATTCGAACACTTTATAGAGCGCTACCTGAGCGTGAACCAGCGATGGAATTCGCCGAAGTACTTGCTCGGCGAATCGTATGGAACGGCGCGCGCCGCCATGCTTGCTTATCGTTTGAGCCAGAACAACATTGCATTGAACGGGGTCGTCCTGATGTCCTCCATCCTCAACCCGGGAGCGCACGCGGCAGGAACGGATCTGGAGAGCGAAAGCTACTTGCCGACCTATGCGGCCATTGCGTGGTATCACGACAAGATCGTGCCCAAGCCGCCGAGCTTGCCGGCGTTCCTCGACGAGGTCCGCGCGTTCGCTTCCGGCCCCTACGCGCAAGCGTTGGCCGCGGGCGACTCGCTGCCCGATTCGGAACGCGACGCAATCGCCGCACGTGTGGCGCATTACACCGGGCTCGACGTGAATTACGTCAAGCAGTCGCGGCTGCAAATCTGGGCATCGCGGTTTCGCAAGCAGCTGCTGATAAGGGAATCGCGGACGGTGGGCCGCTACGATGCTCGATTCGAAGGCATGGACTACGACGACGCCTCCGAGCATCCCGATTACGACGCGTCGGTGACCAGCGTATCGAGCGCCTTCGATGCCGCGTTGCACGAGCATCTCGCACAAGACCTGCACTTCGAACCGAAAGATGCGTATCGGGTGTTCAACGACGAAGCGTTGAAGCAATGGAACTGGAAACATCGCCAGTGGTGGGGAGAGCAGCTTACGCTGCCCTATGCGGCCGGCGATCTTGCCGAGGCAATGCGGCAGAACCCGCGTCTTCGCGTGCTGTCTCTCAATGGCTACTTCGATCTTGCAACGCCATTCTTCCAGACCGAATACGATCTGGCGCATATGGGACTGGATCCGTCGCTGCGACCCAACGTGCAACGCACGTATTATCCGACGGGCCACATGATCTATCTCGACGATGCAGCCCTGCATTCGCTCAAGAGCGACCTCGTGCATTTTTATAATGCCGGCACGGCGGAAGTGCCCAAGGGTGGGTCGCAGTAA
- a CDS encoding cytochrome-c peroxidase produces the protein MPSIASVLLPLAAFFVSAVVLTGCDSHASSTAAQAGPYSSGEAKTRAQVFAQVKQMTSVGEKLFLDPSLSGSGKLACASCHSPDHAFGPPNALSVQLGGSDLRRPGFRAVPSLRYLQSVPQFTQHFHDSDDEGDESVDAGPTGGLTWDGRVDHGADQARIPLTSSFEMGSTPAQVVAAVKAAPYAGELREAFGATIFDNDEKAFNAILRSLEAFEQTPQKFYPYTSKFDAFLAGNAKLNEAEMRGLELFNDEKKGNCAACHISQRAKDGSPPQFSDFGLIALGVPRNRALPVNKDPKYYDLGACGPERKDLKGQSEYCGIFRTPSLRNVATRKAFFHNGIYHSLDEAVRFYVQRDTNPEKFYPTVHGKVQKFDDLPKRYWANVNTEPPFDRRPGEKPALDEAEIKDVVAFLNTLTDGYQAAK, from the coding sequence ATGCCATCCATCGCTTCTGTGTTACTGCCCCTTGCCGCATTTTTCGTTTCAGCCGTCGTGCTAACCGGCTGCGATTCGCACGCCTCTTCAACGGCAGCGCAAGCCGGGCCTTACAGTTCAGGCGAAGCGAAAACCCGTGCACAGGTTTTTGCGCAGGTTAAGCAGATGACGTCGGTGGGAGAGAAGTTGTTCCTCGATCCTTCGTTGTCCGGGTCCGGCAAACTCGCTTGCGCGTCGTGCCATAGTCCTGATCATGCGTTCGGACCGCCTAACGCGTTGTCGGTGCAACTGGGCGGCAGCGACTTGCGGCGGCCGGGATTTCGTGCGGTGCCGTCGCTGCGTTATTTGCAATCGGTGCCGCAATTCACGCAGCATTTCCACGATTCCGACGACGAAGGCGACGAGAGCGTCGATGCCGGTCCGACCGGTGGTTTGACCTGGGACGGGCGGGTCGATCATGGTGCGGATCAGGCGCGGATTCCGCTGACGTCATCGTTTGAAATGGGCAGCACGCCGGCGCAAGTGGTCGCGGCGGTCAAGGCCGCGCCCTATGCGGGAGAGTTGCGCGAAGCGTTCGGCGCGACCATTTTCGATAACGACGAAAAAGCCTTTAACGCCATCCTCCGTTCGCTTGAGGCGTTCGAGCAGACGCCGCAAAAGTTCTATCCGTACACCAGCAAGTTCGATGCATTTCTTGCGGGCAACGCAAAGCTGAACGAAGCAGAAATGCGCGGGCTCGAATTATTCAACGATGAGAAGAAGGGCAATTGCGCCGCGTGTCATATCAGCCAGCGCGCGAAGGACGGCTCGCCGCCGCAGTTCAGCGACTTCGGGTTGATAGCGCTGGGCGTTCCGCGCAACCGGGCTCTGCCTGTCAACAAAGACCCGAAGTATTACGACCTCGGTGCGTGTGGTCCAGAGCGAAAGGACCTCAAGGGTCAGTCGGAGTATTGCGGCATCTTCAGAACACCGTCACTGCGTAATGTGGCCACGCGCAAGGCGTTTTTCCATAACGGCATCTATCACTCGCTGGACGAAGCCGTGCGCTTCTATGTTCAACGCGATACGAACCCCGAGAAGTTTTATCCGACCGTTCACGGCAAGGTCCAGAAGTTCGACGACTTGCCCAAGCGCTATTGGGCGAATGTAAATACGGAACCCCCTTTCGATCGCAGGCCCGGTGAAAAGCCAGCTCTGGACGAGGCGGAAATCAAGGACGTGGTCGCATTCTTGAATACGCTGACGGATGGGTATCAGGCGGCTAAATAA
- a CDS encoding Lrp/AsnC family transcriptional regulator: MELDKIDRAILIAIQADGRATNASLAEAVGLSETPCARRLKRLEAEGYIEGYRAILSKSAIKLGLVAFTLVRFGVHDRQLADRFEREIQAIPRIVSCHNISGSADYLLEIVARDLEDYGTFLRDILRTLPGVTAVESTLSLREVKRDAGLPLL; encoded by the coding sequence ATGGAACTTGACAAGATAGATCGCGCAATTCTGATAGCGATCCAGGCCGACGGCCGTGCAACCAACGCAAGCCTCGCCGAAGCCGTGGGCTTAAGCGAAACGCCGTGCGCTCGGCGCCTCAAGCGGCTGGAAGCGGAAGGTTACATTGAAGGATATCGGGCGATCCTATCCAAATCTGCAATAAAGCTGGGTCTGGTCGCATTTACGTTGGTGCGCTTTGGTGTGCACGACCGGCAATTGGCCGACCGGTTCGAGCGCGAAATCCAGGCTATACCGCGCATTGTTTCGTGCCACAACATTTCCGGCAGCGCCGACTATCTGCTTGAGATCGTGGCGCGAGACCTGGAGGACTATGGCACGTTCCTGCGCGACATATTGCGGACGTTGCCCGGCGTTACGGCCGTCGAGTCCACGCTGTCGTTGCGTGAGGTCAAGCGCGATGCCGGATTGCCGTTGCTTTGA
- a CDS encoding acid phosphatase: MNKKLVLAVPLTASIALGLYACGGNDDNHADLNSVKNIVVIYAENRSFDNLYGNFPGANGLQNVTAASAQQLDRDGSVLATLPPIWNGLTATGVTPAVTQAMTANLPNSPFAIDDPAGFNTPLSLTTRDLYHRFYENQMQIDGGKNDKFAAWADSGGFVMGHYNTNADKLPLYKIAQQYTLADNFFMGAFGGSFLNHQWLVCACTPIYPNADKSVAAGSISSVNADGVSLKLTAASPTSAITGIPKFVNSGNLTPDFYAINTMQPPYQPSGNTPATGGDPALADPTVATTLPPQTQTHIGDLLNTANVSWAWYGGSWGAALADRTKISGSVNSVPNFQTHHQPFNYFADLAPGTTNRAQHLLDGGTDGAGFIAAIDAGTLPAVSFYKPQGNLNEHAGYTDVASGDAHIANVIQHLQASPQWKNMVVVVTYDENGGFWDHVSPPKGDRWGPGTRIPALVISPYAKKGFVDHTQYDTTSILRLITTRYSLPKLPGLTARDAAMVAAGGKPMGDLTAALQF; encoded by the coding sequence ATGAATAAGAAACTCGTCCTCGCCGTGCCACTCACGGCGTCGATCGCACTTGGCTTGTACGCGTGCGGCGGCAACGACGACAACCACGCCGACCTCAACTCGGTGAAGAACATTGTCGTGATCTATGCGGAAAACCGTAGCTTCGACAACCTCTACGGCAACTTCCCGGGCGCCAACGGATTGCAGAACGTTACTGCCGCGAGCGCTCAGCAACTTGACCGCGACGGCAGCGTGCTGGCCACGCTGCCGCCCATCTGGAACGGGTTGACCGCTACGGGCGTGACGCCTGCCGTGACCCAGGCCATGACGGCGAACTTGCCGAACTCGCCTTTCGCTATCGACGATCCGGCTGGTTTCAACACGCCTTTGTCGCTGACAACACGCGACCTGTATCACCGTTTCTATGAAAACCAGATGCAGATCGATGGCGGCAAGAACGACAAGTTCGCCGCGTGGGCCGACTCCGGTGGTTTTGTCATGGGTCACTACAACACCAACGCCGACAAGCTGCCGCTATACAAGATCGCCCAGCAATACACGCTCGCCGATAACTTCTTCATGGGCGCATTCGGCGGTTCGTTCCTGAACCACCAGTGGCTGGTCTGCGCGTGCACCCCGATCTATCCGAATGCGGACAAGAGCGTGGCGGCTGGATCGATTTCATCGGTGAACGCTGACGGGGTATCGTTGAAGCTGACGGCAGCCTCGCCCACTTCCGCCATCACGGGCATTCCGAAGTTCGTCAACTCGGGCAACCTGACGCCGGACTTCTACGCCATCAATACGATGCAACCGCCGTATCAACCGAGCGGCAACACGCCGGCGACGGGCGGCGATCCAGCGCTCGCCGACCCGACTGTTGCGACTACGCTGCCGCCGCAAACGCAGACTCATATAGGAGACCTGTTGAATACAGCGAACGTTTCGTGGGCCTGGTACGGCGGCTCGTGGGGCGCTGCGTTGGCGGATCGCACCAAGATCAGTGGCTCGGTGAATTCAGTGCCGAATTTCCAGACGCATCACCAGCCGTTCAACTATTTCGCTGACCTGGCACCGGGCACGACAAACCGCGCGCAGCACTTGCTGGATGGCGGCACGGATGGCGCGGGGTTCATCGCTGCGATCGATGCAGGCACTTTGCCCGCAGTGTCATTCTATAAACCGCAGGGCAACCTGAACGAGCACGCGGGTTATACGGACGTGGCATCGGGCGATGCGCATATTGCCAATGTGATTCAGCATTTGCAGGCGAGTCCACAGTGGAAGAACATGGTCGTGGTCGTGACGTACGACGAAAACGGCGGGTTCTGGGATCACGTCTCGCCGCCGAAGGGCGATCGTTGGGGTCCGGGTACGCGCATTCCGGCGCTGGTGATTTCGCCTTACGCGAAGAAGGGTTTCGTCGATCACACGCAATACGATACGACGTCCATCCTGCGTCTGATCACTACACGCTACTCGTTGCCGAAGCTGCCTGGCCTGACGGCACGCGACGCGGCAATGGTCGCAGCAGGCGGCAAGCCGATGGGCGATCTGACAGCGGCGCTGCAATTCTGA
- a CDS encoding oxidoreductase codes for MTPQTSFKRVWMITGASRGMGAEITTAALAQGDAVVATARKSSAVTNALGLQPGLLALDLDVTDKSAAHQAVKLAVERFGRIDVLVNNAGYGLAGAVEETSADEVRSIFDTNVMGLLNVTRAVLPQMRRQRSGHVINMSSLGGYRVGAGFGVYGSTKFAVEGLSEALHAELLPLGIHVTVVEPGYFRTDFLDSSSAMEAKNVIADYAETAGKVRVSANAYNHRQPGDPKRLAQALLTLVSAANPPLRLQLGTDALARVREKHAFVEQELQTWEALSRSTDFPA; via the coding sequence ATGACCCCGCAAACAAGCTTCAAGCGTGTCTGGATGATCACCGGCGCATCGCGCGGAATGGGCGCCGAGATTACCACTGCGGCGCTCGCACAAGGTGACGCCGTGGTTGCCACGGCGCGCAAATCGAGCGCCGTCACCAACGCACTTGGCTTGCAGCCCGGCCTGTTGGCTCTCGACCTCGATGTAACCGACAAGTCCGCGGCTCATCAAGCCGTCAAGCTGGCGGTGGAGCGTTTCGGCCGCATCGATGTGCTTGTCAACAACGCCGGTTATGGCTTGGCCGGCGCGGTTGAAGAGACCAGTGCCGACGAGGTCCGCAGTATTTTCGACACCAATGTGATGGGTTTGCTCAACGTCACGCGCGCCGTGCTGCCGCAAATGCGCCGCCAGCGTTCGGGGCATGTCATCAACATGTCGTCGCTTGGCGGTTATCGGGTCGGTGCGGGTTTCGGCGTGTACGGTTCGACCAAGTTCGCGGTGGAGGGCCTTTCAGAAGCGCTGCACGCAGAGCTTTTGCCGCTCGGCATTCATGTCACGGTCGTCGAGCCAGGCTATTTCCGAACTGACTTTCTCGATTCCTCGTCTGCGATGGAAGCGAAGAATGTAATCGCGGATTACGCTGAAACTGCCGGCAAGGTTCGAGTGTCGGCGAACGCATATAACCATCGGCAACCAGGAGACCCCAAGCGGCTTGCGCAAGCGCTGCTGACATTGGTCTCCGCCGCGAATCCGCCGCTGCGGCTTCAGTTGGGCACGGACGCTTTGGCCCGGGTTCGCGAGAAGCATGCGTTTGTCGAACAGGAGCTTCAGACCTGGGAAGCGCTGTCTCGGTCGACCGACTTTCCTGCGTGA
- a CDS encoding LysR family transcriptional regulator yields the protein MNKDLLDGVAMFLAVAEHKSFTTAAARLQVSPTAVSKSIRLLERRHGVSLFQRTTRRVALTEAGVSLFERLRPAVEDIDGAFEALNSFRDNASGTLRITMTRSACTLMIEPMIEQFRVAHPDVHLDLTLDEGAVDLVESGFDAGIRLGEALAKDMVALRLTPDAVWSVVGSPAYFARAGRPQTPQDLMNHEGIQYRFVKSGVIHRWDFQVDGRKIMIDIGSRLTVNDRGALMKFARMGLGLAYVADFEAKRELAAGELEQVLLPFTPPSDGLYLYFPVRTQSQAKLRALIDALKPTRLTKG from the coding sequence ATGAACAAGGATCTTCTGGATGGCGTGGCCATGTTCCTGGCGGTGGCCGAGCATAAGAGCTTTACGACCGCAGCCGCTCGCCTGCAGGTTTCGCCCACGGCGGTAAGCAAATCAATCCGGCTGCTGGAGCGGCGTCACGGCGTGTCGCTGTTTCAGCGCACCACCCGGAGAGTCGCGTTGACCGAGGCAGGGGTATCGCTGTTCGAGCGCTTGCGTCCGGCTGTTGAAGACATCGACGGCGCGTTTGAAGCGCTTAATAGCTTTCGCGACAATGCCTCTGGCACGCTACGCATCACGATGACCCGTTCTGCCTGCACGCTGATGATCGAGCCCATGATCGAACAGTTTCGCGTGGCCCACCCAGACGTGCATCTGGACCTGACGCTCGATGAGGGCGCCGTGGATCTGGTGGAAAGTGGCTTCGATGCCGGCATTCGCTTAGGCGAAGCACTCGCGAAAGACATGGTGGCTTTGCGGCTCACGCCGGACGCTGTGTGGTCGGTTGTCGGGAGCCCTGCGTATTTCGCGAGGGCGGGGCGTCCCCAAACGCCGCAAGACCTGATGAATCACGAAGGCATTCAGTATCGCTTCGTCAAATCGGGCGTCATCCACCGATGGGACTTTCAGGTCGATGGCCGCAAAATCATGATCGACATTGGCAGCCGTCTGACAGTCAATGATCGCGGCGCCTTGATGAAATTTGCTCGCATGGGACTTGGGCTTGCGTACGTCGCGGATTTCGAAGCTAAGCGTGAGTTGGCCGCGGGCGAACTCGAACAAGTGTTGCTGCCCTTTACTCCGCCTAGCGACGGCCTGTATTTGTATTTCCCGGTCCGCACGCAGTCGCAGGCGAAGCTAAGGGCGTTGATTGATGCGCTAAAGCCGACGCGCTTAACCAAAGGCTAA
- a CDS encoding potassium transporter Kup, with translation MGLHASAATGAEPQPHRPAVYGLALAALGVVYGDIGTSPLYTLQTVFDPANGLKLDAANVIGIVSLIFWSLTVVVSLKYVTLILRANNHGEGGIMALLALAASSVASRPRLRHVLLAVGVMGAALFYGDGVITPAISVLSAVEGLQVATPLLKPYVIPITLAALITLFMMQKHGTSGIGAVFGPIMVVWFIVLAGAGIIKIMNAPHILVSLNPLAGLAFCLHHRWLAFVALGAVVLSLTGAEALYADMGHFGAQPIRLTWFGLVFPALALNYLGQGALLLADPSAVQNPFYRLFPVWSLYPMVVLSTIATVIASQAVISGTYSMTKQAMQLGFLPRMNVVYTSAKEIGQIYVPGINWTLLVAVVAAVIGFGSSTALGSAYGIAVTGTMLITTMLTFFVIRYAWHYNWFLCVGATVFFFVIDATFFSANLLKITQGGWFPLAIGLLMFAVMTTWGRGWEIMLGEAKVRAGTTPLKPFLESLLARSPVRVNGTAIFLSPDPHGVPHALINNLMHNQVLHRRVVFLTVANKEVPWVEERERVQVQVLCTDCYHVTITYGFKDEVNLPRALEACKAYGLVFEQSETSYFLSRATVIPKRERERCMALWRERLFGVMLHNVGNVSAYLKLPTNRVVEFGSKVEI, from the coding sequence ATGGGACTACATGCATCCGCTGCAACCGGCGCTGAGCCCCAGCCGCACCGGCCAGCAGTATATGGCCTGGCGCTGGCTGCCCTTGGCGTGGTTTATGGCGACATCGGCACCAGTCCGTTGTACACGCTGCAAACGGTCTTCGATCCCGCCAACGGGTTGAAGCTGGATGCCGCCAATGTCATCGGCATTGTCTCGCTGATCTTCTGGTCGCTGACGGTGGTCGTCTCGCTCAAGTACGTGACGCTCATCCTGCGTGCGAACAACCACGGCGAGGGCGGAATCATGGCGCTCCTGGCGCTTGCCGCGTCGTCGGTGGCAAGTCGTCCACGACTTCGCCATGTCCTGCTGGCCGTCGGCGTGATGGGCGCGGCACTGTTCTACGGCGATGGCGTGATTACGCCTGCCATATCGGTGCTGAGTGCGGTCGAAGGGCTGCAAGTCGCGACGCCTTTGCTCAAACCGTATGTCATCCCCATTACGCTGGCCGCACTGATTACGTTGTTCATGATGCAAAAGCACGGGACGTCCGGCATTGGTGCGGTGTTCGGGCCGATCATGGTGGTGTGGTTCATCGTGCTGGCCGGGGCGGGGATCATCAAGATCATGAACGCGCCGCATATCCTGGTCTCGCTCAATCCGCTCGCGGGTTTGGCATTTTGCCTGCATCACCGGTGGTTGGCGTTCGTTGCACTGGGGGCCGTCGTGCTCTCTCTGACGGGTGCAGAGGCGCTATATGCCGACATGGGGCATTTCGGTGCGCAGCCGATCCGGCTTACGTGGTTCGGTCTGGTATTCCCCGCACTCGCACTGAATTACCTGGGGCAGGGCGCGCTACTGCTGGCCGATCCATCCGCTGTGCAAAATCCGTTCTATCGATTGTTCCCGGTATGGTCGCTTTATCCGATGGTCGTGTTGTCGACGATAGCCACGGTGATCGCCTCGCAAGCCGTGATTTCAGGCACCTATTCGATGACCAAGCAGGCCATGCAACTAGGCTTCCTGCCGCGTATGAACGTGGTGTACACATCGGCGAAGGAGATAGGGCAGATCTACGTTCCGGGCATTAACTGGACCTTGCTGGTTGCCGTGGTGGCGGCTGTGATCGGCTTCGGTTCATCGACTGCGCTGGGGTCGGCTTACGGCATTGCGGTTACCGGCACCATGCTCATCACGACCATGCTCACGTTCTTCGTGATTCGTTATGCGTGGCATTACAACTGGTTCCTGTGCGTGGGCGCCACGGTGTTTTTCTTTGTGATCGACGCCACGTTCTTCTCGGCGAATCTCCTCAAGATCACGCAGGGCGGCTGGTTCCCGCTCGCTATTGGGCTGCTCATGTTCGCCGTCATGACCACATGGGGACGTGGATGGGAAATCATGCTGGGCGAAGCCAAGGTACGGGCCGGAACTACACCGCTCAAGCCCTTCCTGGAGTCTCTGCTGGCGCGTTCGCCGGTGCGGGTCAACGGGACGGCGATTTTCCTGTCTCCCGATCCCCATGGCGTGCCGCATGCATTGATCAACAACCTCATGCATAACCAGGTGTTGCATCGGCGTGTGGTGTTCCTGACGGTGGCGAACAAGGAGGTTCCGTGGGTTGAGGAGCGTGAGCGGGTGCAGGTGCAAGTGTTGTGCACTGACTGCTATCACGTCACGATCACATACGGCTTCAAGGACGAGGTTAACTTGCCGCGTGCCCTTGAGGCATGCAAGGCATACGGTCTGGTGTTCGAGCAGTCGGAGACGTCCTACTTCCTGAGCCGCGCGACCGTGATACCGAAGCGCGAGAGGGAAAGGTGCATGGCGCTTTGGCGCGAGCGATTGTTCGGCGTCATGCTGCACAACGTTGGCAACGTTTCTGCGTATCTCAAGCTGCCGACTAATCGCGTGGTTGAATTCGGATCGAAAGTGGAGATCTAA
- a CDS encoding ester cyclase, translating into MTTSNEAGYAATREVITRFYRAIELADIPLLRTAVTSDWEYVPGASGQPIGVEQLAPMLADLLHALPDMKIILLDVLIHDAMVGVRAKITGTQSGPFMGIPATSKAVDFAIHSFHELRDDRIAKTWHLEDWLGLFRQIGELPPGLANRPA; encoded by the coding sequence ATGACTACATCGAACGAAGCAGGGTACGCCGCCACGAGGGAAGTCATCACGCGCTTTTATCGCGCCATCGAGCTTGCGGATATACCGCTGCTGCGCACGGCCGTCACTTCAGATTGGGAGTATGTTCCTGGTGCATCGGGGCAACCGATTGGTGTGGAGCAGTTAGCACCCATGCTTGCAGATCTGTTGCATGCGCTGCCCGATATGAAAATCATCCTGCTCGATGTCCTGATCCACGACGCCATGGTCGGCGTACGTGCAAAGATCACGGGCACGCAGTCGGGACCGTTCATGGGCATTCCGGCCACGTCAAAAGCGGTAGATTTCGCGATTCATTCTTTCCATGAACTCCGCGATGACCGCATTGCCAAGACTTGGCACCTCGAAGACTGGCTAGGCTTGTTCCGTCAAATTGGCGAGTTGCCTCCGGGCTTGGCGAACCGTCCGGCTTAG
- a CDS encoding DUF6402 family protein, which translates to MTLPYYKWNKLLPYFSKEDGARVVRDVSMSLDRAPPVREEPKPSPAPVPKGPKPQPGDGLVKMMELHSRFKTWMETPDPPKTPKPKPVEQEKTVPPFDIQEIPGAMRKLHLPVSAALMERWFAGRLNYSPTPADEKAEIDQDGKPYQADMYDTTTVKIEWVRKFTRTNESFDLLINERIRTQKAFDQLRVTLTPYKEFNGDIFPEKLCKNDPIMLHRHFQFQRVGVDGTFAQKINLLLTSQWERSGAPDDLTGALGSFNIYAAVAHANITWDIRTRRKVATVTGLWVYVKDNYTFTDKQGDRSQYLGHWSSSGVIVIPLDAVAETSPYVPYSDYSVTLGNPLVKGNVYYPVYNSDFRKWVFKHQRGGDFVTYSDRCYVPLVPRITIPL; encoded by the coding sequence ATGACTCTGCCGTATTACAAGTGGAATAAGCTGTTGCCGTACTTTAGCAAAGAAGACGGCGCGCGCGTCGTGCGCGACGTGTCGATGTCTCTAGATCGTGCGCCGCCTGTGCGCGAGGAACCTAAGCCGTCGCCCGCACCCGTTCCGAAGGGGCCAAAGCCACAGCCGGGTGACGGATTAGTAAAAATGATGGAGTTGCATTCGCGCTTCAAAACTTGGATGGAGACACCTGATCCACCGAAAACACCGAAGCCGAAACCTGTCGAACAGGAAAAAACGGTTCCTCCATTCGACATTCAAGAAATTCCGGGCGCAATGCGCAAGCTGCATTTACCGGTCTCAGCCGCCCTTATGGAACGATGGTTCGCGGGGAGGCTGAACTATTCTCCGACGCCTGCTGATGAAAAAGCGGAAATAGATCAGGACGGCAAGCCTTACCAGGCTGATATGTACGACACCACCACGGTTAAAATCGAATGGGTCCGCAAGTTCACTCGTACAAATGAAAGCTTCGACCTACTGATAAACGAGCGCATTCGAACACAGAAGGCGTTCGACCAACTCCGCGTTACGCTCACCCCCTATAAAGAATTTAACGGCGATATTTTCCCCGAAAAACTTTGCAAGAATGACCCGATCATGCTGCACCGTCATTTTCAATTTCAACGTGTCGGAGTAGACGGTACATTCGCGCAAAAAATCAATCTGTTATTAACGTCGCAGTGGGAGCGCAGCGGCGCGCCTGACGATCTGACGGGCGCGCTCGGTTCGTTCAATATCTACGCCGCCGTTGCCCACGCGAACATTACTTGGGATATAAGGACACGGCGAAAGGTCGCGACGGTGACGGGTTTATGGGTATATGTGAAAGACAACTACACATTCACCGACAAGCAAGGCGACCGGTCCCAATACTTGGGTCACTGGAGCAGTAGCGGCGTTATTGTTATTCCGCTCGATGCTGTAGCTGAAACCTCGCCTTATGTACCCTATTCAGACTACTCCGTCACCCTTGGTAACCCACTTGTAAAAGGTAACGTGTACTACCCCGTTTACAACAGCGACTTTCGAAAGTGGGTGTTCAAGCACCAACGGGGCGGCGACTTCGTGACTTATTCGGATCGCTGTTATGTTCCACTTGTCCCACGAATCACGATACCTCTATGA